One Gambusia affinis linkage group LG15, SWU_Gaff_1.0, whole genome shotgun sequence genomic window carries:
- the LOC122845120 gene encoding olfactory receptor 52K1-like — translation MENLTYNSPTLQLEGLKVADYSVHFIFFLFLFSYVIFMIMNLGILIIIVFEKKLHQPMYLLFVNLTVSDIIGSTHILPRLLSDILLPPSERLISYYECVVQAFITHMFGTTSHTVLMAMAFDRYVAICRPLFYSTVMTSRMVVKLIALSWGVPMVLVGILLGLTVRLNRCRTLIANPFCDNASLFKLSCESVVINNVYGLTFTVLLYVASIGCIVLTYGSITAVCLATKNKSLNSKAFKTCSTHLVVYLIMSLSGFTIIVLHRYPQYSDYRKLSAILFVLVPGSLNPIIYGLQSQEIRHFLYELFICRKCFPSRESKSLIKAVQKG, via the coding sequence ATGGAGAACCTCACCTACAACAGTCCCACCCTGCAGCTGGAGGGCTTGAAGGTTGCAGATTACTCAGTGCACTTtatctttttcctgtttctgttttcctacGTCATATTTATGATTATGAATCTGGGTATTTTAATAATCATTGTCTTTGAAAAGAAGCTTCATCAGCCCATGTATCTGCTGTTTGTCAACCTGACGGTCAGCGACATCATTGGAAGTACTCATATTTTACCCCGTTTGCTGTCAGACATCTTGCTGCCTCCGTCTGAACGTCTCATCAGTTATTATGAATGCGTGGTTCAGGCTTTCATTACACACATGTTTGGCACCACTTCCCACACGGTGCTCATGGCCATGGCCTTCGACAGATACGTGGCCATCTGCCGCCCCCTGTTCTACAGCACAGTGATGACCAGCAGGATGGTAGTAAAGCTGATAGCGCTGTCCTGGGGCGTGCCGATGGTGCTGGTTGGGATTCTGCTGGGTCTGACTGTGAGGCTCAACCGATGCAGGACCCTCATCGCCAACCCTTTCTGTGACAACGCCTCGCTTTTCAAGCTGTCCTGCGAGAGTGTGGTCATTAATAATGTCTATGGTCTGACATTCACTGTGCTGCTGTATGTAGCGTCTATTGGCTGCATCGTTCTCACCTATGGGAGCATCACAGCCGTCTGTCTGGCCACCAAGAACAAATCTTTGAACAGTAAAGCATTTAAGACTTGCAGCACACATCTGGTGGTTTATCTTATTATGTCTCTCAGTGGCTTTACGATTATTGTTCTCCATCGGTATCCCCAATATTCAGACTACAGAAAACTCTCAGCCATCTTGTTCGTCCTTGTCCCAGGCAGCCTCAACCCCATCATTTATGGTTTACAGTCCCAGGAGATACGGCACTTTTTATatgagctttttatttgtagaaaatgtttcccGTCACGTGAAAGTAAATCTTTGATTAAAGCTGTTCAAAAAGGTTGA